One genomic window of Motacilla alba alba isolate MOTALB_02 chromosome 3, Motacilla_alba_V1.0_pri, whole genome shotgun sequence includes the following:
- the LRATD1 gene encoding protein LRATD1 — protein MGNQLDRITHLNYSELPTGDPSGIEKDELRVGVAYFFSDEEEDLDERGQPDKYGVKGSGSPGQETPTHHLHHQLVLNETQFSAFRGQECIFSKVSSGPQAGDLSVYSVSALPALCKPGDLLELLYLGPSEHPPPHWAVYVGGGQIIHLHQGQIRQDSLYEAAAGNVGRVVNSWYRFRPLVAELVVQNACGHLGLKSDEICWTNSESFAAWCRFGKREFKAGGELQAAAGTQHQQQYYLKIHLAENKVHTVRFHSLEDLIREKRRIDASGKLRVIKDLAIVDGKE, from the coding sequence ATGGGAAATCAACTGGATCGCATCACCCACCTGAATTACAGCGAGCTGCCGACCGGAGACCCCTCGGGGATCGAGAAGGACGAGCTGCGCGTCGGGGTGGCTTACTTCTTTTCGGATGAGGAGGAGGACCTGGACGAGCGAGGCCAGCCAGACAAGTACGGCGTGAAAGGCTCcggcagccctgggcaggagaCGCCCACCCACCACCTCCACCACCAGCTGGTGCTGAACGAGACTCAGTTCTCCGCTTTCCGCGGCCAGGAATGCATCTTCTCCAAGGTCAGCAGCGGCCCCCAGGCTGGGGACCTCAGCGTCTACTCGGTgtcagccctgccagccctctgcaAGCCGGgggacctgctggagctgctctacCTGGGGCCGTCGGAGCACCCGCCGCCGCACTGGGCCGTGTACGTGGGCGGCGGGCAGATCATCCACCTGCACCAGGGGCAGATCCGCCAGGACAGCTTGTACGAGGCGGCCGCGGGCAACGTGGGCCGGGTGGTGAATAGCTGGTACCGCTTCCGCCCGCTGGTGGCGGAGCTGGTGGTGCAGAACGCCTGCGGGCACCTGGGCTTAAAAAGCGACGAGATCTGCTGGACTAACTCCGAGAGCTTCGCCGCCTGGTGCCGCTTCGGGAAACGGGAGTTCAAAGCCGGGGGGGAGCTGCAGGCGGCTGCTGgcacccagcaccagcagcagtaCTATCTCAAAATCCACTTGGCAGAGAACAAGGTGCATACGGTGAGGTTCCACAGCCTGGAGGATCTAATACGCGAGAAGCGCAGGATCGATGCCAGTGGCAAACTGAGGGTGATCAAGGACCTGGCTATAGTGGATGGGAAAGAATAG